A part of Hyphomicrobiales bacterium genomic DNA contains:
- a CDS encoding L,D-transpeptidase family protein produces MISRTFLWVSTALAMTATAALATDANVQSSAETKLASLTGAESTLAHPELLKTPEKTALSTPLVDPERLLDQAPESDDAGAIVSETAANGAVAVAIEGIVGELFNTGDAVDRENREAIADFYGERNYQPVWVKDGVLTQEANLLIERLNNASVDGLDPSDYPVYELDGYEDAGSVAGAEMQLTETLLKYARHAQGGRLVPSKVSHGFKNKPVYPEPAEVLVKLANSVDKVAALSSYNPPHKGFKALKAELERMQAATAIEPNVIVPEGKTLYKGVRSDRVAILRERLNVPVIDDEDPREFDKPLQAAVRAFQKEHHLIADAVVGSKTLRFLNGKTSNRVHDIVANMERWRWLPRDMGNLHVVANVPSYNATVYKNGDNIHRTRVVVGKTKHATPIFSDHMEFVVVNPHWNVPYSIASKELLPKIRSNPSYVSSRNYEIIRGGRVVDPTSVNWNENSFRKVRIRQKPGGRNALGLVKFLFPNEHAIYFHDTPSKSLFQRVSRAYSHGCVRIHNPFKFGDVLMKHSKGWKNGRLRSMVGGKEKYIKLRGDERIQVHLTYFTAVADEDGKISYKSDLYGHHKRVKRALGLL; encoded by the coding sequence ATGATTTCGAGAACATTTTTGTGGGTTTCCACCGCACTTGCCATGACTGCAACTGCGGCATTAGCAACAGATGCGAATGTGCAATCTTCTGCGGAAACAAAACTGGCTTCTTTGACAGGTGCTGAAAGCACTCTTGCTCATCCAGAACTCCTGAAAACACCTGAAAAAACTGCTCTTTCAACGCCACTGGTTGACCCTGAAAGGCTGCTTGATCAAGCGCCTGAATCTGATGATGCGGGTGCGATTGTTTCTGAGACAGCTGCAAATGGTGCCGTTGCCGTGGCAATTGAGGGCATTGTCGGTGAGCTTTTCAATACAGGTGATGCTGTTGACCGTGAAAACCGCGAAGCCATTGCCGATTTTTATGGTGAGCGCAATTATCAACCTGTTTGGGTGAAAGACGGCGTTTTGACGCAAGAAGCCAATCTTTTGATTGAGCGACTTAATAATGCTTCAGTCGATGGTTTGGATCCGTCAGATTATCCAGTTTATGAGCTTGATGGCTATGAAGATGCTGGTTCAGTTGCGGGTGCAGAAATGCAGTTGACTGAAACGCTCCTTAAGTATGCGCGCCATGCTCAAGGTGGCCGGTTGGTTCCAAGCAAAGTAAGCCATGGTTTTAAGAATAAGCCTGTTTATCCAGAACCAGCAGAAGTGCTGGTTAAGCTTGCAAATAGCGTCGACAAAGTTGCGGCACTTTCTAGCTACAATCCCCCGCATAAGGGATTTAAGGCATTAAAAGCTGAGCTTGAACGCATGCAAGCTGCCACGGCCATTGAACCAAACGTTATCGTGCCTGAAGGCAAGACCCTTTATAAAGGTGTGCGTAGTGACCGTGTCGCTATTTTGCGCGAGCGATTGAATGTGCCGGTGATTGACGACGAAGATCCGAGAGAATTCGACAAGCCGCTACAAGCAGCGGTGCGTGCCTTTCAAAAAGAACATCACCTTATTGCTGATGCGGTTGTCGGTTCAAAAACGCTGAGATTTTTGAACGGTAAAACGAGCAATCGGGTTCATGATATTGTTGCCAATATGGAACGCTGGCGCTGGTTGCCGCGCGACATGGGCAATTTGCATGTGGTGGCGAATGTTCCTTCTTATAATGCGACTGTTTATAAGAATGGCGACAATATTCACCGCACCCGCGTGGTGGTTGGTAAAACCAAACACGCCACACCGATTTTTTCTGACCACATGGAATTTGTGGTCGTAAATCCGCATTGGAATGTGCCGTATTCAATCGCTTCTAAAGAGCTTTTGCCGAAAATTAGATCCAACCCATCTTATGTGAGTAGCCGCAATTACGAGATTATTCGTGGTGGGCGTGTGGTTGATCCAACGTCGGTGAATTGGAATGAAAACAGCTTCAGAAAAGTGCGCATTCGCCAGAAACCAGGTGGCCGTAATGCTCTTGGTCTTGTGAAGTTCTTGTTCCCGAATGAACACGCAATTTATTTTCATGATACGCCGTCAAAAAGCCTTTTCCAGCGCGTTTCAAGAGCCTACAGCCATGGGTGTGTGCGTATTCATAACCCATTCAAATTTGGCGATGTGTTGATGAAACACTCTAAAGGCTGGAAAAATGGCCGTTTGCGTTCAATGGTTGGTGGCAAAGAAAAATACATTAAGCTCAGAGGTGATGAGCGTATTCAAGTACACTTGACCTACTTCACAGCGGTTGCTGACGAAGATGGAAAAATTTCATATAAATCAGATCTTTACGGACACCATAAGCGTGTAAAGCGTGCGCTCGGACTTCTGTAA
- a CDS encoding sigma-54 dependent transcriptional regulator, whose translation MKTKILIVDDDPVQLRLLDGVLTKFGCDVISASGGEEALSMLEEHDVDVVVLDLVMPDLDGMAVLERMRKTGSLVPVIVQTSQGGIDTVVSAMRAGAHDFVVKPFSPERLNVSIQNALKINTLETELQRAKRTVSGQLTFKDMITSSPRMHRVIDLGERAAASNIPILLEGESGVGKEMMARAIQGSSNRQTKPFVTVNCGAIPENLVESILFGHEKGAFTGAVEKQIGKFQEADGGTLFLDEVGELPLDVQVKLLRALQEGEVDPVGARAPVKVDIRIISATNRSLLDMVKEGAFREDLYYRLNVFPITIPPLREHTEDIPELARHFTTRFAVEEGRRHIRGLTKHAIEMLMAYSWPGNIRQLENAVFRAVVLCDSAELTPAEFPQIATVVDGNADRAMPPALPTMPQPSLMSDLHVLDDPNMIGGHEGLFSSVEDEQDAAMHLMDVTDNVRPLDELEAEIIETAVRHYGGQMSEVARRLGIGRSTLYRKIKEYDIDVEVSAA comes from the coding sequence ATGAAAACGAAAATTCTGATCGTTGATGATGATCCGGTACAACTACGTTTGCTCGATGGTGTTTTAACAAAGTTTGGATGTGACGTGATCTCCGCAAGTGGCGGGGAAGAAGCGTTGTCTATGCTTGAAGAACATGATGTGGATGTGGTGGTGCTTGACCTTGTCATGCCGGACCTTGATGGCATGGCCGTTTTGGAGCGTATGCGCAAAACTGGCAGCCTTGTCCCTGTCATCGTGCAAACCTCGCAAGGTGGTATTGATACGGTGGTGAGCGCCATGCGAGCGGGTGCCCATGATTTTGTGGTCAAACCGTTTTCGCCTGAACGTCTTAATGTCTCCATCCAAAATGCCCTGAAGATCAACACGTTAGAAACTGAGTTGCAACGTGCTAAGCGTACGGTTTCTGGTCAGTTGACCTTTAAAGATATGATCACCTCCAGCCCGCGTATGCATCGGGTGATTGACCTTGGAGAACGTGCGGCGGCTTCCAATATTCCGATCCTGCTGGAAGGTGAATCTGGCGTCGGTAAAGAGATGATGGCGCGGGCGATCCAAGGGTCATCCAACCGTCAAACCAAACCATTTGTCACAGTCAACTGTGGTGCCATTCCTGAAAATTTGGTTGAGTCCATTCTTTTTGGCCATGAAAAAGGGGCGTTTACGGGGGCTGTTGAAAAGCAGATCGGTAAATTTCAAGAAGCGGATGGCGGTACTCTATTCCTTGATGAAGTCGGAGAATTGCCACTTGATGTTCAGGTGAAGTTGCTGCGTGCTTTGCAAGAAGGTGAAGTTGATCCTGTTGGTGCGAGAGCGCCAGTGAAGGTTGATATTCGGATTATTTCAGCCACCAATCGCAGTCTGCTTGATATGGTGAAAGAAGGCGCTTTCCGCGAAGATCTATATTATCGCTTGAACGTGTTTCCAATCACCATTCCACCTTTACGTGAGCATACCGAAGATATTCCAGAACTTGCTCGCCATTTCACCACAAGGTTTGCGGTGGAAGAAGGTCGGCGGCATATTCGTGGCTTGACGAAACATGCGATTGAAATGTTGATGGCTTATTCTTGGCCTGGCAATATTAGACAATTGGAAAATGCCGTTTTTCGCGCTGTGGTGCTATGTGATAGTGCAGAGCTAACACCCGCAGAATTTCCGCAAATTGCGACCGTTGTTGATGGCAATGCAGATCGAGCCATGCCGCCAGCATTGCCGACAATGCCACAACCCTCATTGATGTCTGACTTACATGTTCTTGATGATCCAAACATGATCGGAGGGCATGAAGGTCTTTTTAGCAGCGTTGAAGACGAGCAAGATGCTGCGATGCATTTGATGGATGTGACCGATAATGTGCGTCCACTTGATGAGTTGGAAGCTGAAATTATTGAGACAGCGGTCAGACACTATGGCGGGCAAATGTCTGAAGTCGCGCGCAGACTTGGAATTGGGCGTTCAACGCTCTATCGCAAAATCAAGGAATACGACATCGATGTAGAAGTGAGTGCGGCTTAA
- a CDS encoding M3 family oligoendopeptidase has protein sequence MLFSQPLPTHAQDAAASQDINLGNLPEWDLTDLYPAIDSPELKRDLELSNKEAEEFASAYRGKLEEFAKNSPDALFTAIKQFEAMQDRLGRIGSFAGLSYASNTTDPVRAKFYGDMNEQITAISSNLLFFGLELNTIEDEAIEAALSHEGLAYYRPWFEDLRLDKPYQLDEKTEELFHEKSVTGRGAFNRLFDETMAGLRFDVDGKTLAIEQTLNLLVSDDSATRKQASDALAKVFGENLRLFTLITNTLAKDKEISDRWRGYEDVADSRHLANRVERDVVDALEKAVSDAYPRLSHRYYKLKAKWLGQETLNHWDRNAPLPRKDTKPISWESAQETILSAYGAFSPEMRDIAADFFNKGWIDAPVREGKAPGAFSHPTVPSAHPYVLMNYQGKIRDVMTLAHELGHGVHQVLAGPQGALMAPTPLTLAETASVFGEMLTFRSILDKIEDKQERKIMLASKVEDMLNTVVRQIAFYTFERRIHIARREGELTSEQIGDIWMGVQKESLGPAIVCGEGYETFWTYIPHFIHSPFYVYAYAFGDCLVNSLYAVYEGAEEGFQEKYFDLLKAGGTKHHSDLLAPFGLNAADPAFWQKGLSLIEGFIDQLEAMDT, from the coding sequence GTGCTTTTTTCCCAGCCCCTTCCGACCCACGCTCAAGACGCAGCTGCCTCACAAGACATCAATTTGGGTAATTTGCCAGAATGGGACCTCACGGATCTTTATCCTGCAATCGACAGCCCTGAGTTAAAAAGGGATTTGGAATTATCGAATAAAGAGGCTGAAGAATTTGCAAGCGCCTATCGCGGAAAGCTTGAAGAGTTTGCCAAGAATTCTCCTGACGCTCTCTTCACCGCGATCAAACAATTCGAAGCCATGCAAGACCGCCTTGGCCGCATTGGTTCATTTGCGGGTCTTTCTTATGCAAGTAACACCACTGATCCTGTTCGCGCCAAATTCTACGGCGACATGAATGAGCAGATTACAGCGATTAGCTCAAATCTTTTGTTTTTCGGCCTTGAACTAAACACCATCGAAGATGAAGCAATTGAGGCAGCCCTTTCCCATGAAGGACTTGCCTACTATCGCCCGTGGTTTGAAGATTTGCGCCTTGATAAGCCTTATCAATTGGATGAGAAAACCGAAGAATTATTCCACGAAAAATCTGTCACAGGTCGCGGCGCTTTTAATCGATTGTTTGATGAAACAATGGCCGGTCTGCGTTTTGACGTTGATGGCAAAACGCTCGCGATTGAACAAACGCTCAATCTTTTGGTGAGTGATGATAGTGCCACGCGCAAGCAAGCCTCTGATGCACTTGCGAAAGTGTTTGGCGAAAACCTGCGGCTCTTCACGCTGATCACCAACACGCTTGCAAAAGACAAAGAGATTTCAGATCGCTGGCGTGGCTATGAAGATGTTGCAGACAGTCGCCACCTTGCAAACCGTGTAGAACGGGATGTTGTTGATGCGTTGGAAAAAGCCGTGAGCGATGCCTATCCGCGCCTTTCTCACCGTTATTACAAACTCAAAGCAAAATGGCTCGGCCAAGAGACCTTGAACCATTGGGACCGCAACGCGCCGCTACCGCGCAAAGACACCAAACCGATCTCATGGGAAAGTGCACAGGAAACCATCCTGTCAGCCTATGGCGCGTTCTCTCCAGAGATGCGCGACATTGCGGCGGACTTTTTCAACAAGGGCTGGATTGATGCACCCGTGCGTGAAGGCAAAGCGCCCGGCGCTTTCTCACACCCAACAGTACCAAGCGCTCACCCTTATGTTTTGATGAATTATCAAGGCAAAATTCGTGATGTGATGACGCTTGCCCATGAACTCGGCCACGGCGTGCACCAAGTACTTGCAGGCCCACAAGGTGCTTTGATGGCACCGACCCCCTTAACACTTGCAGAGACAGCCAGTGTTTTCGGCGAGATGCTCACCTTCCGCTCAATTTTGGATAAAATCGAAGACAAGCAAGAGCGCAAAATCATGCTCGCCTCAAAGGTCGAGGACATGCTCAACACGGTGGTACGCCAAATTGCGTTTTACACCTTTGAGCGACGCATCCACATAGCCCGCCGCGAAGGCGAACTAACATCAGAGCAAATCGGTGACATTTGGATGGGTGTTCAAAAAGAAAGCTTGGGCCCAGCCATTGTTTGCGGCGAAGGATACGAAACGTTCTGGACTTATATTCCGCACTTCATCCACTCACCGTTTTACGTCTATGCCTATGCATTCGGTGATTGCCTCGTAAACTCACTTTATGCCGTTTACGAAGGTGCGGAAGAGGGTTTTCAAGAAAAGTATTTCGACCTTCTAAAAGCGGGCGGCACGAAACACCATTCAGACCTACTCGCCCCCTTCGGCCTTAATGCTGCAGATCCCGCTTTTTGGCAAAAAGGTCTGTCTTTGATTGAAGGCTTTATTGATCAGTTGGAAGCAATGGACACTTAG
- the phaR gene encoding polyhydroxyalkanoate synthesis repressor PhaR, which produces MAKSEDSIVIKKYANRRLYNTGTSTYVTLEDLAVMVKAEDDFVVIDAKSGDDITRSVLTQIIFEQEAKGQTLLPVAFLRNLIQFYGDSVQSIVPSYLEHSMDSFREQRESFQEQMGAGFDPSNAVDMMAEQTRKNTEIFQNAMRMFMPFASGAADEATPPSGSEEPKDSDELEAMKAQLAEMQATIKSMSEK; this is translated from the coding sequence GTGGCAAAATCAGAAGATAGCATCGTCATCAAGAAATATGCGAACCGGCGATTATACAACACTGGTACAAGCACTTATGTAACACTCGAAGACCTCGCCGTGATGGTGAAGGCTGAGGATGATTTTGTCGTAATTGACGCCAAAAGTGGCGACGATATTACGCGCTCTGTGCTGACACAAATTATCTTTGAACAAGAAGCAAAAGGCCAAACGCTTTTGCCGGTGGCTTTTCTTCGTAACCTCATCCAATTTTACGGGGACAGCGTACAGTCGATTGTTCCAAGCTATCTTGAGCATTCAATGGACTCCTTTCGCGAACAGCGCGAGAGTTTCCAAGAACAAATGGGCGCAGGTTTTGATCCCTCGAATGCTGTGGACATGATGGCCGAGCAAACCCGCAAGAACACAGAGATTTTTCAAAACGCGATGCGTATGTTTATGCCATTTGCTTCAGGTGCGGCTGATGAGGCGACACCACCAAGCGGTTCTGAAGAACCAAAAGATTCAGATGAGTTAGAAGCGATGAAGGCACAACTTGCTGAAATGCAGGCGACAATTAAGTCGATGTCTGAGAAGTAA
- a CDS encoding acetyl-CoA C-acetyltransferase, translating into MSSNDIVIVSAGRTAVGSFSGSFAATPAHDLGSAVIKGVLENAKVEAADVDEVILGQVLTAGQGQNPARQASINAGVPIEASAWGLNQVCGSGLRAVALGMQQIANGDANVVIAGGQENMSLSPHVQHLRAGVKMGDYKMIDSMIKDGLWDAFNGYHMGTTAENVAKEFQITRDQQDEFALASQNKAEAAQVAGRFKDEIIPFVVKTRKGETIVDADEYIRLGATIDNMQKLRPAFDKEGTVTAGNASGLNDGAAAVVLMTAAEAEKRGLTPLARIASWSTAGVDPSVMGTGPIPASKKALDKAGWSVDDLDLIEANEAFAAQACAVNKGLGWDTDKVNVNGGAIAIGHPIGASGCRVLVTLLHEMQRRDAKKGLATLCIGGGMGVALTVER; encoded by the coding sequence ATGAGTTCAAACGACATAGTTATTGTTAGCGCAGGCCGTACGGCTGTTGGTTCATTCAGTGGATCTTTTGCGGCGACCCCTGCCCACGACCTAGGATCAGCTGTTATCAAAGGCGTTCTTGAAAACGCAAAAGTCGAAGCCGCTGATGTCGATGAAGTAATCTTGGGACAAGTGCTAACAGCAGGCCAAGGCCAAAACCCTGCCCGCCAAGCATCTATCAATGCAGGCGTTCCCATTGAAGCAAGCGCATGGGGCCTCAATCAAGTTTGTGGGTCAGGCCTTCGTGCAGTGGCACTTGGTATGCAGCAAATCGCAAACGGCGATGCAAATGTTGTGATTGCTGGCGGCCAAGAAAATATGTCGCTCTCCCCTCACGTTCAACACCTTCGTGCTGGCGTAAAAATGGGCGATTACAAAATGATCGACAGCATGATCAAAGATGGCCTTTGGGATGCTTTTAATGGCTATCATATGGGCACAACGGCTGAAAACGTTGCCAAGGAATTCCAAATCACCCGTGACCAACAAGATGAATTTGCTCTTGCTTCACAAAACAAAGCAGAAGCAGCGCAAGTTGCAGGCCGCTTTAAAGATGAGATTATTCCTTTTGTGGTCAAAACCCGCAAAGGTGAAACCATTGTTGATGCCGACGAATATATCCGTCTAGGCGCAACAATCGATAACATGCAAAAGCTGCGCCCTGCCTTTGATAAAGAAGGCACAGTCACAGCGGGCAACGCATCTGGCCTTAATGATGGCGCTGCCGCCGTCGTTCTTATGACAGCAGCAGAAGCAGAAAAACGCGGCCTCACTCCATTGGCACGCATTGCATCGTGGTCAACAGCTGGTGTTGATCCAAGCGTTATGGGCACAGGTCCAATTCCTGCCTCTAAGAAAGCCCTTGATAAAGCAGGATGGTCTGTCGACGATCTTGATCTTATTGAGGCAAACGAAGCCTTTGCAGCTCAAGCATGTGCCGTCAATAAAGGCCTTGGTTGGGATACAGATAAAGTCAATGTAAATGGCGGTGCGATCGCGATTGGCCACCCAATTGGTGCCTCAGGTTGTCGTGTTCTCGTTACCCTACTCCACGAAATGCAGCGTCGCGACGCTAAGAAAGGTCTTGCGACCTTGTGCATTGGCGGCGGCATGGGTGTTGCGCTGACTGTTGAAAGATAA
- the phbB gene encoding acetoacetyl-CoA reductase — translation MTKVALVTGGSRGIGAAIAVALKEAGYSVAASYAGNDEKAAAFTAETGIKTYKWDVGSYDACKEGIASVEADLGPIDVLVNNAGITRDSMFHRMTPEQWQEVISTNLNGVFNMTHPIWPGMRERGFGRVITISSINGQKGQAGQANYAASKAGDIGLTKSLAQEGASKGITANVICPGYIGTEMVRAIPEKVLNEKILPHIPVGRLGEPEEIARCVVFLASDDSGFITGSVLTANGGQYFANG, via the coding sequence ATGACAAAAGTAGCGTTAGTAACCGGCGGATCTCGTGGAATCGGCGCAGCCATTGCGGTTGCGTTGAAAGAAGCTGGTTATTCAGTGGCAGCGAGCTACGCTGGCAATGACGAAAAAGCTGCGGCCTTTACCGCTGAAACAGGCATCAAGACATACAAATGGGATGTAGGATCCTATGACGCCTGTAAAGAAGGCATTGCAAGTGTCGAAGCTGACCTCGGCCCAATCGACGTTCTCGTCAACAATGCTGGCATCACGCGCGATTCAATGTTCCACCGCATGACGCCAGAACAATGGCAAGAAGTGATCTCAACCAACCTCAATGGTGTGTTCAACATGACCCACCCGATTTGGCCTGGCATGAGAGAGCGCGGTTTTGGTCGTGTGATCACCATTTCATCAATCAATGGCCAAAAAGGACAAGCTGGACAAGCAAACTATGCAGCGTCTAAAGCAGGCGACATTGGCTTGACGAAATCACTCGCACAAGAAGGCGCGTCTAAAGGCATTACTGCAAACGTGATTTGCCCTGGCTACATCGGCACGGAGATGGTGCGCGCTATCCCAGAAAAAGTGTTGAATGAGAAAATTCTTCCGCATATTCCAGTAGGCCGTTTGGGTGAACCAGAAGAAATTGCACGCTGCGTGGTATTTCTTGCGTCTGATGATTCTGGATTTATTACCGGCTCTGTACTAACGGCAAATGGCGGCCAATATTTCGCTAATGGCTAG
- a CDS encoding response regulator, whose translation MLKDTDSRKLNVLILDDDKTDVHLLERQLAKIENYEFNTFSAKNGDEAIAICGYEDVDMVFSDFALAEGSSVDFLKNLRQLKASVPIILFSGMPGRSVRRLGFPAGAKAFLSKDDLSPTSIETAIDTAEHALLIEQQLSQLVLRVETASVVREDRFFDLCAVVNEFVNTLDSDVNNVPVSLRQDMNDLKELIGDYTEPTNEASPSISSASFQGAQMEEQALVRVFQNMSQYFFFDDEDEEPLISMRREKDLLIIDVALPDNITASSHVEGVNTLSDTAQKLGGHLDIKKDLSGTIFTIELPAQNAE comes from the coding sequence ATGTTGAAAGACACTGATTCGCGCAAACTCAATGTGCTGATACTGGATGATGATAAGACAGATGTACATCTGTTGGAGCGTCAACTTGCAAAAATTGAAAATTACGAATTCAATACTTTTTCTGCCAAAAATGGTGACGAAGCTATCGCGATTTGCGGTTATGAAGACGTGGATATGGTGTTTTCGGATTTCGCGTTGGCCGAAGGCAGTAGTGTGGATTTTTTAAAAAACCTGCGCCAACTTAAAGCATCAGTGCCGATTATTCTTTTTTCAGGCATGCCCGGTCGATCTGTTCGTCGTTTAGGGTTTCCCGCTGGGGCTAAAGCTTTTCTGTCAAAAGATGATCTTTCACCAACCTCGATTGAGACTGCGATAGATACAGCCGAACACGCATTGCTGATTGAGCAACAGCTCAGCCAACTTGTGCTCCGTGTGGAAACAGCCTCTGTTGTTCGTGAAGATCGATTTTTTGATCTGTGTGCGGTCGTGAATGAATTTGTGAATACACTCGATAGTGATGTGAACAATGTGCCAGTTTCATTACGCCAAGACATGAACGATTTGAAAGAGTTGATTGGCGATTATACGGAACCAACTAACGAAGCTTCGCCAAGTATTTCTTCCGCGTCCTTTCAAGGAGCTCAGATGGAAGAGCAGGCATTGGTTCGCGTGTTCCAGAACATGAGCCAATATTTTTTCTTCGATGATGAAGATGAGGAACCTTTAATCTCGATGCGGCGTGAGAAAGATTTGCTGATTATTGATGTCGCATTGCCAGATAATATAACCGCTTCATCCCATGTTGAAGGGGTGAATACGCTCTCTGATACAGCCCAAAAACTAGGTGGGCATCTGGATATAAAGAAGGATTTGTCTGGGACAATTTTTACAATTGAATTGCCGGCTCAAAACGCTGAGTAA
- a CDS encoding ATP-binding protein — MFKSLNGIDLSKQPTKHSFCSHADIDSDIYVVEDATKDPAHKDNPQSFGSTKIVFYAGYPLTSQNGLKLGALCLIDSKPRKFSKADEEKLANLGRICLATLENSNLRAQTVEHTKTSKRLHDAEDRTAHLGSMIERSSNEFYVIDGATLKFKYANQRALNNLGYNHDELLQKTPLDIKGDMTLKEFAPLLKKLRSGKETQVLYDALHERKNGELYPVDIRLERDFIRTEEVFIAIGMDVTEKKQQEEEVKKLSDLNQAIFDSSETGILSMQAIYDATGEIFDFQFVAANLTVERILGKSTESLIGKTIREDFPQRIEQGIFEKYKQVVKTGEPIVFETYLQETNFHGWHRVSAVPTGNDAVTISFISINKIKSTEIQLQKTNSELRQSNDLLNQFNSIVAHDLKRPLRHMNLFAELLLEDIDNPEKTAEAAHKILSSAQQAQHMVRALTEFASVGRHSLIFKTVSISKTIKTVKAELKDKLDLSGTLFPVGDLPSVKGDESLIIQLFTNLVENSIKYRSNTPPLLNLSYREDVAIIYFQLSDNGIGIPPNQATNVFRMFQRLPGGLHQKGDGVGLAICQRIIQAHGGKIWVDTDYSEGTSIHFSLPKVIPNDEILEA, encoded by the coding sequence ATGTTTAAATCGCTCAATGGCATCGACTTATCAAAACAACCAACCAAACATTCATTTTGTTCGCATGCGGACATCGACAGCGACATATATGTTGTTGAAGACGCAACCAAAGACCCGGCGCATAAAGACAATCCGCAATCTTTTGGCTCGACAAAAATTGTATTTTACGCTGGCTACCCACTGACCTCCCAAAATGGCCTGAAACTCGGCGCATTGTGCTTAATCGATTCCAAGCCGAGAAAATTCTCAAAAGCTGATGAAGAAAAGCTCGCGAACCTTGGACGGATTTGTCTCGCAACGCTTGAAAACAGTAATTTACGCGCTCAAACAGTTGAACATACGAAAACATCGAAACGCCTGCATGACGCAGAAGACCGAACAGCTCATTTGGGCAGTATGATTGAACGGTCAAGCAATGAGTTTTACGTTATCGACGGGGCGACATTGAAATTTAAATACGCCAATCAACGCGCGCTCAATAATCTTGGATATAACCATGATGAATTGTTGCAGAAGACCCCCCTCGATATAAAGGGCGATATGACATTAAAAGAATTCGCGCCACTTTTAAAAAAGCTTCGTTCAGGCAAGGAAACACAGGTGCTATATGATGCGCTTCACGAACGAAAAAATGGAGAACTCTATCCAGTCGACATACGTCTTGAACGAGACTTCATAAGGACAGAAGAAGTATTCATTGCAATCGGCATGGATGTTACGGAGAAAAAGCAGCAAGAAGAAGAAGTTAAGAAACTTTCTGATTTAAACCAAGCTATCTTTGATTCATCTGAAACCGGCATTTTGAGTATGCAGGCAATTTATGACGCGACAGGGGAGATCTTCGATTTTCAGTTTGTTGCGGCTAATCTGACTGTTGAGAGAATTCTGGGTAAATCTACAGAATCTCTCATTGGCAAAACAATCCGTGAGGATTTCCCACAGCGAATAGAGCAAGGAATTTTCGAGAAATATAAGCAAGTTGTAAAAACAGGTGAACCGATTGTTTTTGAAACTTATTTGCAGGAGACTAATTTTCACGGATGGCATCGAGTTTCTGCCGTGCCAACGGGCAACGATGCCGTAACCATCTCTTTCATCTCAATCAATAAAATCAAATCGACCGAAATTCAGCTTCAAAAGACCAATTCTGAATTGCGCCAATCAAATGACCTCCTAAACCAATTCAATTCTATCGTTGCTCATGACCTCAAAAGGCCCCTGCGACACATGAATTTATTTGCCGAACTACTATTGGAAGACATCGACAACCCTGAAAAAACAGCAGAAGCAGCTCATAAAATCCTAAGTAGCGCGCAACAAGCGCAACACATGGTGCGAGCCCTCACCGAATTTGCAAGTGTGGGACGCCACAGCTTGATTTTTAAGACTGTTTCAATCAGCAAAACGATCAAAACAGTCAAAGCCGAGCTCAAAGATAAACTTGATCTTTCAGGCACCCTCTTTCCTGTTGGTGATTTACCTTCAGTGAAAGGAGATGAAAGCCTAATCATTCAGCTCTTCACCAATCTCGTTGAAAATTCAATCAAATATCGATCAAACACGCCCCCTCTCCTTAATCTGAGCTATCGTGAAGACGTAGCGATCATTTACTTCCAACTGTCCGACAATGGTATTGGTATTCCTCCAAATCAAGCAACAAATGTCTTTCGCATGTTCCAACGGCTACCTGGTGGGTTACATCAAAAAGGTGACGGCGTCGGGCTTGCAATTTGCCAGCGCATTATTCAGGCACACGGCGGCAAAATTTGGGTTGATACAGATTATTCAGAAGGAACCAGCATCCATTTCAGCTTACCAAAAGTAATCCCAAATGATGAAATTTTAGAAGCATGA
- a CDS encoding response regulator, with product MSIRILLVDDDDIDADFLQRALVRSNSEIEITRASDGQRALQLLNDQTPDLIILDLVMPGIHGFDVLLEIRSNSTYATIPTLVCSGSDARDDIINSQKMGANAYIVKPQSPAEYRSLAESLNSFWFTWAQSARPDRPR from the coding sequence ATGAGTATTCGTATTTTACTTGTCGATGATGACGATATAGATGCCGACTTTTTACAAAGGGCGTTAGTAAGGTCCAATTCAGAAATCGAAATTACAAGAGCATCAGACGGACAAAGAGCGCTCCAACTATTAAATGATCAAACACCCGATCTAATCATACTTGATCTGGTTATGCCTGGTATTCACGGTTTTGACGTTCTGCTCGAAATACGCAGCAATTCGACCTATGCCACCATACCCACTTTGGTTTGTTCAGGGTCGGATGCTAGAGACGATATTATAAACAGCCAAAAAATGGGCGCAAATGCCTATATCGTTAAGCCGCAGTCACCGGCTGAATATAGATCACTCGCAGAGAGTTTGAATAGCTTTTGGTTTACGTGGGCGCAAAGTGCTCGACCAGATCGCCCACGCTAG